The Longimicrobium sp. genome includes a window with the following:
- a CDS encoding peptide chain release factor 3: MTAIADEVRRRRTFAIISHPDAGKTTLTEKLLLYGGAIHLAGSVKARRAARHATSDWMKMEQERGISVTSSVLQFEYLGRAVNLLDTPGHADFSEDTYRTLIAADSAVMLLDNRKGVEERTRQLFEVCHRRRTPIFTFVNKCDRPGADPLQLLDDVERDLGLKCYPVTWPITSGDRFVGVYNRDTRRIHLFEKGEDHGSSRVETDVVTLDDPDVHERIGDSAYEQLMNDVELLDMAGEEFDPDAFIRGEVSPTFFGSALTNFGVEPFLAKFLELAPPPTAREASTGTVEPEDPHFTGFVFKIQANMDPKHRDRIAFVRVCSGHFEAGMQVKHVRTGKPMRLSAPTQFLARERTHIEEAWPGDVIGIHDRGNLRIGDTLSANGDLEFAGIPRFSPQHFSRILIGDPMKRKQLDTGLQQLSEEGAAQVFYSETYAGTTPIVGAVGQLQFDVLLHRLEHEYGVRARLEPMSYRFARWVQGPADAIHALSGGHGRTLVYDAKEAPLVLFDSEWTLRTTVEREKSLTFHDVAP, translated from the coding sequence ATGACCGCGATTGCAGACGAGGTCCGCCGCCGGCGGACCTTCGCCATTATCAGCCACCCGGACGCCGGGAAGACCACGCTCACGGAGAAGCTCCTCCTGTACGGCGGGGCCATTCACCTTGCCGGGAGCGTAAAGGCGCGCCGCGCGGCGCGGCACGCCACCTCGGACTGGATGAAGATGGAGCAGGAGCGCGGCATCTCCGTGACCTCCTCCGTCCTCCAGTTCGAGTACCTGGGGCGCGCGGTCAACCTGCTGGACACGCCGGGGCACGCGGACTTCTCCGAAGACACCTACCGCACGCTGATCGCGGCCGACAGCGCGGTGATGCTGCTGGACAACCGCAAGGGCGTGGAGGAGCGTACGCGGCAGCTATTCGAAGTCTGCCACCGCCGGCGCACCCCCATCTTCACCTTTGTCAACAAGTGCGACCGCCCCGGCGCCGACCCGCTCCAGCTTCTGGACGACGTGGAGCGCGACCTGGGGCTCAAGTGCTATCCGGTCACCTGGCCCATCACCTCGGGCGACCGCTTCGTGGGGGTGTACAACCGCGACACGCGCCGCATCCACCTCTTCGAAAAGGGGGAGGACCACGGATCCAGCCGCGTGGAGACGGACGTGGTGACGCTGGACGATCCGGACGTGCACGAGCGCATCGGCGACTCCGCGTACGAGCAGCTGATGAACGACGTGGAGCTGCTGGACATGGCGGGGGAGGAGTTCGACCCCGACGCCTTCATCCGCGGCGAGGTGTCGCCCACCTTCTTCGGGAGCGCGCTCACCAACTTCGGCGTGGAGCCGTTCCTGGCGAAGTTCCTGGAGCTCGCCCCCCCGCCCACCGCGCGCGAGGCCAGCACGGGGACGGTGGAGCCGGAGGACCCGCACTTCACCGGCTTCGTCTTCAAGATCCAGGCGAACATGGACCCGAAGCACCGCGACCGCATCGCCTTCGTGCGGGTGTGCAGCGGGCACTTCGAGGCGGGGATGCAGGTGAAGCACGTGCGCACCGGCAAGCCGATGCGGCTGTCCGCGCCCACGCAGTTCCTGGCGCGCGAGCGCACGCACATCGAGGAAGCGTGGCCCGGCGACGTGATCGGCATCCACGACCGCGGCAACCTGCGCATCGGCGACACGCTCTCGGCCAACGGCGACCTGGAGTTCGCGGGAATTCCGCGCTTCTCGCCGCAGCACTTCTCGCGCATCCTCATCGGCGATCCGATGAAGCGGAAGCAGCTGGACACGGGCCTCCAGCAGCTCTCCGAGGAGGGCGCCGCGCAGGTGTTCTACAGCGAGACGTACGCGGGCACCACGCCCATCGTGGGCGCCGTGGGGCAGCTGCAGTTCGACGTGCTGCTGCACCGGCTGGAGCACGAGTACGGCGTGCGGGCGCGCCTGGAGCCGATGTCGTACCGCTTCGCCCGCTGGGTGCAGGGCCCCGCCGACGCCATCCACGCGCTCTCGGGCGGCCACGGGCGCACCCTGGTGTACGATGCCAAGGAGGCCCCCCTCGTCCTCTTCGACAGCGAATGGACGCTGCGCACCACCGTGGAGCGCGAGAAGTCGCTGACCTTCCACGACGTGGCGCCCTAA
- a CDS encoding ABC transporter ATP-binding protein, which yields MLRLDSLSRRFGDTTAVDDVSLEVAAGEFLTLLGPSGCGKTTTLRMVAGFEHPTSGQVWVNGRDVTALPPQRRDVGMVFQNYALFPHMDVGENVAFGLRARGGRDVDARVSRALERVELAGYERRKVQELSGGQQQRVALARALAPEPPLLLLDEPLSNLDAALRERTRTEIRALLKELGMTAVFVTHDQEEAFALSDRIAVLNGGRLQQLGTPEELYARPANPFVASFLGRANFFPATVESEEGGMLLCRLESGQRWRAVRADGAGQGAAVRLMVRPEAMSVAGAPEGDALDGHVLHRRFAGSATFYRVGFADGSEALVQGGPADASPGQPVRLTLAAGASAVAYPA from the coding sequence ATGCTCCGCCTCGACTCCCTATCCCGCCGCTTCGGCGACACCACCGCGGTGGACGACGTGTCGCTGGAGGTGGCGGCGGGGGAGTTCCTCACGCTTCTAGGGCCCAGCGGGTGCGGCAAGACGACCACGCTGAGGATGGTCGCCGGCTTCGAGCATCCCACCTCGGGGCAGGTGTGGGTGAACGGGCGCGACGTCACCGCCCTGCCACCGCAGCGGAGGGACGTGGGGATGGTCTTCCAGAACTACGCGCTCTTTCCGCACATGGACGTGGGGGAGAACGTGGCGTTCGGACTGCGCGCGCGCGGCGGGCGCGACGTGGATGCTCGGGTGTCGAGAGCGCTGGAGCGGGTGGAGCTGGCGGGATACGAGCGGCGCAAGGTGCAGGAGCTCTCCGGCGGCCAGCAGCAGCGCGTGGCCCTCGCGCGTGCGCTGGCCCCCGAGCCGCCCCTCCTCCTCCTCGACGAGCCGCTCTCCAACCTGGATGCCGCCCTGCGCGAGCGCACCCGCACCGAGATTCGCGCGCTCCTCAAGGAGCTGGGGATGACGGCGGTGTTCGTGACGCACGACCAGGAGGAGGCCTTCGCCCTTTCCGATCGCATCGCCGTGCTGAACGGCGGCAGGCTCCAGCAGCTCGGCACGCCGGAGGAGCTGTACGCGCGCCCCGCCAACCCGTTCGTCGCGTCGTTCCTGGGCCGCGCCAACTTCTTCCCCGCCACGGTGGAATCGGAGGAGGGCGGGATGCTGCTCTGCCGGCTGGAGTCGGGGCAGCGCTGGCGGGCGGTGCGCGCGGACGGGGCGGGCCAGGGGGCCGCTGTGCGGCTGATGGTGCGGCCGGAGGCGATGAGCGTCGCGGGCGCGCCGGAGGGCGATGCGCTCGATGGACACGTCCTGCACCGCCGCTTCGCCGGCTCGGCCACCTTTTACCGCGTCGGGTTCGCGGACGGGAGCGAGGCGCTGGTGCAGGGTGGCCCCGCGGACGCATCTCCGGGCCAGCCCGTGCGGCTGACGCTCGCCGCCGGCGCATCGGCCGTCGCGTACCCCGCGTGA
- a CDS encoding family 10 glycosylhydrolase yields MLRSFARRAALPALLLALAACQDDAISPVVQRPAPPAEGPRLAATPAWAEARALWVSRFEYDSPTKIATIMQKAADANFNIVYFQVRGSGDAYYRSSLEPCSVGLCGHLGGTPSWDPLAVAIQEAHSRGLQLHAWLNAFAGWGSGSSTTCALLKESDAGNPRHMLLAHPDWKVVSDAGVTHPCPNTEEYVYVSPGSAGARTHLALVAADVARRYDVDGVHLDRIRLPGTKWSHDKASLAAFGKSPASYPTDWANFRRSLINLAVKEVHDSVGRVKPKLPISGAIWQIYQDKWGWNSSQGYSQYYQDPYAWARGGYFDVGVPMTYYQITSTYCAFTDWACLLDDHLQRLQTSGGRHAYIGIGAKHGAAEVERQIKLARQQGAKGVSIYSYGTMESGGIWPVLKAGVFAQKASIPPQHWKTACCTDIIVDNNNTRNNTAVAYAEASSNWTTTSTTAGYYGVDYRYAGTQSIADAATFWFYLPTGGSRTISAWWTSGSNRSATAPYIAFDANGTKLATVSVNQQANGGRWNVLGTWTFTAGWNKIQLSRWTTAGYMVVGDAVRVQ; encoded by the coding sequence ATGCTTCGCTCTTTCGCACGCCGCGCGGCGCTTCCGGCGCTCCTGCTGGCCCTGGCCGCCTGCCAGGACGACGCCATTTCCCCCGTGGTGCAGCGCCCCGCCCCTCCCGCCGAGGGGCCGCGCCTGGCCGCCACCCCGGCGTGGGCGGAGGCGCGCGCCCTGTGGGTGTCGCGCTTCGAGTACGACTCGCCCACCAAGATCGCCACCATCATGCAGAAGGCGGCGGACGCCAACTTCAACATCGTGTACTTCCAGGTGCGCGGCTCGGGCGACGCCTACTACCGGTCGTCGCTGGAGCCGTGCTCGGTGGGCCTCTGCGGCCACCTGGGCGGCACGCCGAGCTGGGACCCGCTGGCGGTGGCGATCCAGGAGGCGCACTCGCGCGGGCTTCAGCTGCACGCCTGGCTGAACGCCTTCGCGGGATGGGGATCGGGGAGCTCCACCACCTGCGCACTGCTCAAGGAGTCGGACGCCGGCAACCCGCGCCACATGCTGCTGGCGCACCCGGACTGGAAGGTGGTGAGCGACGCGGGGGTCACGCACCCGTGCCCCAACACGGAGGAGTACGTCTACGTTTCGCCCGGCTCGGCGGGGGCGCGCACGCACCTGGCGCTCGTGGCCGCCGACGTGGCGCGCCGCTACGACGTGGACGGCGTGCACCTGGACCGCATCCGCCTGCCGGGGACGAAGTGGTCGCACGACAAGGCCAGCCTGGCCGCCTTCGGCAAGAGCCCCGCGAGCTACCCGACCGACTGGGCCAACTTCCGCCGCTCGCTCATCAACCTGGCGGTGAAGGAGGTCCACGACAGCGTGGGCAGGGTCAAGCCGAAGCTCCCGATATCGGGAGCCATCTGGCAGATCTACCAGGACAAGTGGGGGTGGAACTCGTCGCAGGGGTACTCGCAGTACTACCAGGACCCGTACGCCTGGGCGAGGGGCGGCTACTTCGACGTGGGCGTGCCCATGACGTACTACCAGATCACCTCCACTTACTGCGCCTTCACCGACTGGGCCTGCCTGCTGGACGACCACCTGCAGCGGCTGCAGACCAGCGGCGGCCGCCACGCCTACATCGGCATTGGCGCCAAGCACGGGGCGGCGGAGGTGGAGCGGCAGATCAAGCTGGCGCGGCAGCAGGGCGCCAAGGGCGTGTCGATCTACTCGTACGGGACGATGGAGAGCGGCGGCATCTGGCCCGTGCTCAAGGCCGGCGTCTTTGCGCAGAAGGCATCGATCCCGCCCCAGCACTGGAAGACGGCGTGCTGCACGGACATCATCGTGGACAACAACAACACCCGCAACAACACGGCGGTGGCGTACGCGGAGGCATCGTCCAACTGGACCACCACGAGCACGACGGCGGGCTACTACGGCGTGGACTACCGCTACGCGGGCACGCAGTCGATCGCCGACGCGGCCACCTTCTGGTTCTACCTCCCCACCGGCGGCAGCCGCACCATATCGGCCTGGTGGACCTCGGGGAGCAACCGCTCCGCCACGGCGCCGTACATCGCGTTCGACGCGAACGGCACCAAGCTGGCCACGGTGTCCGTGAACCAGCAGGCGAACGGCGGCCGCTGGAACGTGCTGGGGACGTGGACGTTCACGGCGGGATGGAACAAGATCCAGCTCTCGCGCTGGACCACGGCCGGCTACATGGTGGTGGGCGACGCCGTCCGCGTGCAGTAA
- a CDS encoding iron ABC transporter permease — MSTQLPAPLPIPVERGRTRTRAPGGWMLAAPVIVILVWLVLYPNVWVLGDSFLDGGRATTEHYRRFFGSGSELQALWNSVWISLASVVLSGAIGIPLAFLFARRDFPGRKALGALAALPVLLPPLVGTISFLFLYGESGLLTRSLQALLGMAAPPWRLSGPVAVLLVHAYTMYVYFYLFTAAGLARLDGGYAEAAAALGAGRWTTMRRVTLPMLAPAIGGAALLVFMTSMGSFSAPYVFGGGFRVLTTQLYASKLNGESGLVAVEAVVLAAASLLFLVVLQRWEAAREYTGASKGLGAAPAARGRGGWGITLLGTALVGFLLLPHATVLLVSFVPEGTWTIETLPPVYSPAAYGALFTDPQRLRPVLNSLAMASVATFANVVFAMAAGYYLARSRARSRWVVSALVTLPWALPGTVLAVALASTFSVHRPLTGQFVLVGTFAILPLAYFVRNIPLVTRAALGSFRQLDPALEEAAASLGASRATALRRVVLPRVMPGIAAGALLAFVTALGEFVASILLYTHRTRPIAVEMLSQLRAFDFGGAAAYGVLLIGLVAIVFAFGYRGVAEEPGG, encoded by the coding sequence GTGAGCACCCAACTCCCCGCCCCACTCCCCATCCCGGTGGAGCGCGGCAGGACACGCACGCGCGCCCCCGGCGGATGGATGCTGGCGGCGCCGGTGATCGTCATCCTCGTGTGGCTGGTGCTGTACCCGAACGTGTGGGTGCTGGGCGACAGCTTCCTGGACGGCGGCCGGGCTACGACGGAGCACTACAGGCGGTTCTTCGGAAGCGGATCGGAGCTGCAGGCGCTGTGGAACAGCGTGTGGATCTCGCTGGCCAGCGTCGTCCTCTCGGGAGCGATCGGAATCCCGCTCGCCTTCCTATTCGCGCGGCGCGACTTCCCGGGGCGCAAGGCGCTGGGCGCGCTGGCGGCGCTCCCCGTGCTGCTGCCGCCGCTGGTGGGCACCATCTCCTTCCTCTTTCTGTACGGCGAGAGCGGGTTGCTGACGCGCTCGTTGCAGGCGTTGCTGGGGATGGCGGCGCCGCCCTGGCGGCTGAGCGGGCCGGTGGCGGTGCTGCTGGTGCACGCGTACACCATGTACGTGTACTTCTACCTCTTTACCGCGGCGGGGCTTGCGCGGCTGGACGGCGGGTACGCGGAGGCCGCCGCGGCGCTGGGGGCGGGGCGTTGGACGACGATGCGGCGCGTCACCCTACCCATGCTGGCGCCGGCGATCGGCGGGGCGGCGCTGCTGGTGTTCATGACGTCGATGGGATCGTTCAGCGCGCCGTACGTCTTCGGCGGGGGCTTCCGCGTGCTCACCACGCAGCTCTACGCCAGCAAGCTGAACGGCGAGTCGGGGCTGGTGGCGGTGGAGGCCGTGGTGCTGGCCGCGGCATCGCTCCTCTTCCTGGTGGTGCTGCAGCGGTGGGAGGCGGCGCGCGAGTACACCGGCGCGTCCAAGGGGCTGGGCGCCGCGCCGGCCGCACGCGGGCGCGGCGGATGGGGGATCACGCTGCTGGGCACGGCGCTGGTCGGCTTCCTCCTCCTCCCGCACGCCACCGTGCTCCTGGTCTCCTTCGTCCCGGAGGGAACGTGGACGATCGAGACGCTCCCCCCCGTCTACTCGCCCGCGGCGTACGGCGCGCTCTTCACCGATCCGCAGCGCCTTCGCCCCGTCCTCAACTCCCTGGCGATGGCGAGCGTCGCCACATTCGCCAACGTGGTGTTCGCCATGGCCGCCGGCTACTACCTGGCCCGTTCGCGCGCGCGCAGCCGCTGGGTCGTCTCCGCGCTGGTGACGCTGCCGTGGGCGCTGCCGGGGACGGTTCTGGCCGTGGCGCTCGCCTCCACCTTCAGCGTGCACCGGCCGCTCACCGGCCAGTTCGTGCTGGTGGGGACGTTCGCCATCCTCCCGCTGGCCTACTTCGTCCGCAACATCCCGCTGGTGACGCGGGCGGCGCTCGGCTCCTTTCGCCAGCTCGACCCCGCGCTGGAGGAAGCCGCCGCCTCGCTCGGCGCATCCCGCGCCACCGCGCTGCGCCGCGTCGTGCTGCCGCGCGTGATGCCGGGGATCGCGGCGGGAGCGCTGCTCGCCTTCGTCACGGCGCTGGGCGAGTTCGTGGCCTCCATCCTCCTGTACACGCACCGCACGCGCCCCATCGCCGTCGAGATGCTCTCGCAGCTCCGCGCCTTCGACTTCGGCGGCGCGGCGGCGTACGGCGTGCTCCTCATCGGGCTCGTGGCGATCGTATTCGCGTTCGGCTACCGCGGCGTGGCGGAAGAACCGGGCGGCTGA
- a CDS encoding ABC transporter permease, translated as MDAFLQDLRFAIRSLSRAPAFALAAVATLALGIGANTAVFSLTNAVFLRPLPAERPQELVRLLANERGAPGASNPLSYPDYLDVAALRGVFAGVAASGRAEVERASGAPTRGQLVSGNYFTVLGVRPAVGRALLPSDDVAGAKPVAVVSHDLWTRELGGGGDVVGSELRLNGQAFTVVGVAPASFRGTDVEIAPDVWVPLAQQPLLRGAAAGAPSLLAQRGSHWLFPIARLAPGVTRDQASSALRVLSARLGAAYPETNREVRFRAIPGGTLVSAASSPEVLVVFILLSVVVAAVLAIACANVANLLLARAASRRREIAIRVSVGASRGRLVRQLLTESVLLALLGGAAGLALARAASRLFRLLELPPTLDFSTDGRVLAHSLAMSLATGILFGLAPALAAARGDTQSALRDGGAGTGRSPSRLRGALTVAQVALSLALLVMAGLLLRSVWALQAAPTPYDEPRIATAHVEMRVAEGDTAAARAALLRLLEAVRRTPGVEAAAFTQLVPMGGSRVEEPFSVPGAAGGSRSLDVNVVSGDYFATMGMRASAGRTFEPRDRAGGAPVAVVSRALARSLWPGQNPIGKRLRAEREGRGVVEVVGVVDDVSYARHAGLRPLVYLPWEQSIDVGVALQVRARGDAAQVVEPVRRAARVAGVELVAARTLSQMRRDAAFPQRLTGTLLSIFGAVALALASVGVYGVVAYGVAQRTREIGVRIALGARPGDVSAMVVAGGARLAAIGVAVGVAIALGASQLLSTLLFGVGAADPLTYGGVAALLLGMTLLATWIPARRASRVDPMVALRSE; from the coding sequence ATGGACGCCTTCCTCCAGGACCTGCGCTTCGCCATCCGGTCGCTGAGCCGTGCTCCGGCGTTCGCACTGGCCGCCGTGGCGACGCTGGCGCTGGGGATAGGCGCCAACACCGCCGTCTTCTCGCTGACCAACGCCGTCTTCCTGCGCCCGCTCCCGGCGGAGCGCCCGCAGGAGCTGGTGCGCTTGCTGGCGAACGAGCGCGGGGCGCCCGGCGCCTCCAATCCGCTTTCGTACCCCGACTACCTGGACGTCGCCGCGCTGCGGGGGGTGTTCGCCGGGGTGGCCGCATCCGGCCGGGCGGAGGTGGAGCGCGCCAGCGGCGCCCCCACGCGCGGGCAGCTGGTGAGCGGCAACTACTTCACGGTGCTTGGGGTGCGACCGGCGGTCGGGCGCGCGCTCCTGCCGTCCGACGACGTGGCCGGAGCGAAGCCGGTGGCCGTCGTCTCGCACGACCTGTGGACGCGGGAGCTGGGGGGCGGCGGCGACGTGGTGGGCTCCGAGCTGAGGCTAAACGGCCAGGCGTTCACGGTGGTGGGAGTGGCGCCCGCCTCCTTCCGCGGCACCGACGTGGAGATCGCGCCCGACGTGTGGGTGCCGCTGGCGCAGCAGCCGCTCCTGCGCGGCGCGGCGGCCGGGGCCCCATCGCTCCTGGCGCAACGTGGGTCCCACTGGCTCTTCCCTATCGCCCGCCTGGCGCCCGGCGTGACGCGTGACCAGGCGTCGAGCGCGCTGCGGGTGCTCTCCGCCCGCCTCGGAGCCGCGTACCCGGAGACGAACCGGGAAGTGCGCTTCCGCGCGATCCCGGGCGGGACGCTGGTGAGCGCCGCATCGTCGCCGGAGGTGCTCGTCGTCTTCATCCTGTTGTCCGTGGTGGTGGCGGCGGTGCTCGCCATCGCGTGCGCCAACGTGGCCAACCTCCTCCTTGCGCGCGCCGCGTCGCGCCGGCGCGAGATCGCCATCCGGGTATCGGTCGGCGCTTCCCGCGGAAGGCTGGTGCGGCAGCTTCTGACCGAGAGCGTGCTCCTGGCGCTCCTGGGTGGAGCGGCGGGGCTGGCGCTCGCGCGTGCGGCGTCGCGCCTTTTCCGCCTGCTGGAGCTCCCCCCCACGCTCGACTTCTCGACGGACGGGCGGGTGCTGGCCCATTCGCTGGCCATGTCTCTCGCCACGGGGATCCTCTTCGGTCTGGCGCCCGCCCTCGCCGCCGCGCGGGGCGACACGCAGTCCGCGCTGCGCGACGGGGGCGCCGGCACCGGACGGTCGCCGTCGCGGCTGCGCGGTGCGCTGACGGTGGCGCAGGTGGCGCTCTCGCTCGCGCTGCTGGTGATGGCGGGGCTCCTCCTGCGCTCGGTTTGGGCTCTGCAGGCCGCCCCCACGCCGTACGACGAGCCCCGCATCGCCACCGCGCACGTGGAAATGCGGGTGGCGGAGGGCGATACGGCGGCGGCGCGGGCGGCGCTGCTGCGGCTGCTGGAGGCGGTCCGCCGCACGCCGGGGGTGGAGGCCGCCGCCTTCACGCAGCTCGTGCCGATGGGGGGCAGCCGCGTGGAAGAGCCGTTCTCCGTGCCGGGCGCCGCCGGTGGCTCGCGCTCGCTGGACGTGAACGTGGTGTCGGGCGACTACTTCGCCACCATGGGGATGCGGGCATCGGCGGGGCGCACCTTTGAGCCGCGGGATCGCGCCGGCGGTGCCCCCGTCGCGGTGGTGAGCCGCGCGCTCGCACGCTCTTTGTGGCCGGGGCAGAACCCCATCGGCAAACGGCTGCGGGCGGAGCGGGAGGGGCGCGGTGTGGTGGAGGTGGTGGGGGTGGTGGACGACGTGAGCTACGCTCGCCACGCCGGACTCCGGCCCCTGGTCTACCTGCCGTGGGAGCAGTCGATCGATGTGGGTGTGGCGCTCCAGGTCCGCGCGCGTGGCGATGCGGCGCAGGTGGTGGAGCCGGTGCGCCGCGCTGCCCGGGTGGCGGGGGTGGAGCTCGTCGCCGCGCGCACGCTGTCGCAGATGCGCCGTGACGCGGCGTTCCCGCAGCGGCTCACCGGCACGCTCCTCTCCATCTTTGGCGCGGTGGCGCTGGCGCTGGCGTCGGTGGGGGTGTACGGGGTGGTGGCGTACGGTGTGGCGCAGCGCACCCGCGAGATCGGCGTGCGCATCGCGCTGGGTGCGCGCCCGGGCGACGTGAGCGCGATGGTGGTGGCGGGGGGCGCGCGCCTGGCGGCGATCGGCGTCGCGGTGGGGGTCGCGATCGCGCTGGGCGCATCACAACTCCTCTCCACGCTGCTGTTCGGCGTGGGTGCGGCCGATCCGCTGACGTACGGAGGAGTGGCCGCGCTTCTCCTCGGGATGACGCTGCTGGCCACCTGGATTCCGGCCCGCCGCGCGAGCCGCGTGGATCCCATGGTCGCGCTGAGGTCCGAGTAA
- a CDS encoding M12 family metallopeptidase, which produces MRILRSATALAVLAMLAACTGDGVVAPSAAGDAAVDRGIVDPAKGPVRTGFVIGQDGKTPVKIEYQVANGHAIHDGDVGLGPADRIAATAAEAVRGMRPGNTRPTRSLHYSGASIWADTKGVIAVREVYSPTNLWAALTQIEKQVPGIDFVPYNGQYHHIVVYYGNGSNYYNGCYNGACEIYIGSAGASKQLIMHEFGHGLGYQHEQKRCDRNSYIKMIDPNPVPDQFATACDWVQMGAYDLTSIMHYNSREFGRLHFTDWNGAEVCGYWCRTDLSPGDVTQWRKLYPAPSSIIVDSNNANNNSALARYEVSANWSVGSSAGYYGTGYNFAATQAISDPATFWFYLPAAATKTIDGWWVAGTNRSSTAPFIAFNAAGTEVGRASANQQLNGGKWVALGTYSFTAGWNKVQLSRWTTAGYVVIADAIRVR; this is translated from the coding sequence ATGCGTATCCTTCGTTCCGCCACGGCGCTCGCCGTTCTGGCGATGCTCGCCGCCTGCACCGGCGACGGCGTCGTCGCCCCGAGCGCGGCGGGGGACGCCGCGGTGGACCGGGGGATCGTGGACCCGGCCAAGGGGCCGGTGCGCACCGGCTTCGTGATCGGCCAGGATGGAAAGACGCCGGTGAAGATCGAGTACCAGGTGGCCAACGGCCACGCCATTCATGACGGCGACGTGGGCCTGGGCCCCGCGGACCGCATCGCGGCCACGGCGGCGGAGGCCGTGCGCGGCATGCGTCCGGGCAACACGCGGCCCACCCGCTCCCTGCACTACAGCGGCGCCTCCATCTGGGCCGATACAAAGGGCGTGATCGCGGTGCGCGAGGTGTACTCGCCCACGAACCTGTGGGCCGCGCTCACGCAGATCGAGAAGCAGGTGCCCGGCATCGACTTCGTGCCGTACAACGGGCAGTACCACCACATCGTGGTCTACTACGGCAACGGCTCCAACTACTACAACGGCTGCTACAACGGCGCGTGCGAGATCTACATCGGCAGCGCGGGCGCATCCAAGCAGCTGATCATGCACGAGTTCGGGCACGGGCTGGGCTACCAGCACGAGCAGAAGCGGTGCGACCGCAACAGCTACATCAAGATGATCGACCCGAACCCGGTGCCGGACCAGTTCGCCACCGCGTGCGACTGGGTGCAGATGGGCGCGTACGATCTGACCTCCATCATGCACTACAACTCGCGCGAGTTCGGGCGGCTGCACTTCACCGACTGGAACGGCGCGGAGGTGTGCGGCTACTGGTGCCGCACCGACCTGTCGCCCGGCGACGTGACGCAGTGGCGCAAGCTGTACCCGGCGCCGTCGTCCATCATCGTGGACAGCAACAACGCCAACAACAACTCGGCGCTGGCACGGTACGAGGTGTCCGCCAACTGGTCGGTGGGGAGCAGCGCGGGCTACTACGGCACGGGCTACAACTTCGCCGCCACGCAGGCGATCTCGGACCCGGCGACCTTCTGGTTCTACCTGCCCGCCGCGGCCACCAAGACGATCGACGGCTGGTGGGTGGCGGGGACCAACCGCTCCTCGACGGCGCCCTTCATCGCCTTCAACGCGGCGGGGACGGAGGTTGGGCGCGCCTCCGCGAACCAGCAGCTCAACGGCGGCAAGTGGGTCGCGCTGGGGACGTACAGCTTCACCGCCGGATGGAACAAGGTGCAGCTCTCGCGCTGGACGACGGCGGGGTACGTGGTGATCGCGGACGCCATCCGGGTGCGGTAG
- a CDS encoding GNAT family N-acetyltransferase: MSIRIEPLRADDEAALREAAELLVDGFREDWPDAWPDLESALEEARECTVGDRSAWVARDEDGRVAGWIGGIRAYRGRVWELHPMVVRRDLRGRGIGRALVEELANQARAAGAFTLTLGTDDENNRTTLGGAGLYPGVLDKLRELRDLGGHPFAFYQRMGFEVTGVIPDANGPGKPDILMAKSLRGPS, from the coding sequence GTGAGCATCCGCATCGAGCCGCTGCGCGCGGACGACGAGGCGGCGCTGCGCGAGGCGGCGGAGCTGCTGGTGGACGGGTTCCGCGAGGACTGGCCGGATGCCTGGCCGGACCTGGAATCGGCGCTGGAGGAGGCGCGCGAGTGCACCGTCGGCGACCGCAGTGCATGGGTTGCGCGCGACGAGGACGGACGCGTGGCGGGGTGGATCGGCGGCATCCGCGCATACCGGGGGCGCGTTTGGGAGCTGCACCCGATGGTGGTGCGGCGCGACCTGCGCGGACGCGGCATCGGACGCGCGCTGGTGGAGGAGCTCGCGAACCAGGCGCGCGCGGCCGGGGCCTTCACGCTGACGCTCGGCACGGACGACGAGAACAACCGCACCACGCTCGGCGGCGCCGGCCTCTACCCGGGCGTGCTGGACAAGCTCCGCGAGCTTCGCGACCTGGGCGGCCACCCGTTCGCCTTCTACCAGCGCATGGGCTTCGAAGTCACCGGCGTGATCCCGGATGCGAACGGACCCGGCAAGCCGGACATCCTCATGGCGAAGAGCCTCCGGGGCCCCTCGTGA